One region of Candidatus Rokuibacteriota bacterium genomic DNA includes:
- a CDS encoding PCP reductase family protein, translating to MTEIVWTDEARRRVDRAPPFIRPGILKLMPIRARERGRTVITSDFLTEIRNESMLRVAKCIKGFGFEELSMAAFEVAKAKMRKLPHKVEVIGEIEAFLDTRVEKNEMILAKFRRYLQTIPERGLPWTEEALARVQRAPAFVQGIARTAIEEEARRRKEPVVTPEAVEHVMGLVPMAEAPAPTDEPRSAEPLHGVTMLWEAAAEERLRRIPIPAVRAGVIRKVEAHARAQGLGVVDLAAYGAAIAGGLPRLSA from the coding sequence ATGACTGAGATCGTGTGGACCGACGAGGCTCGGCGCCGGGTGGACAGGGCGCCGCCCTTCATCCGGCCCGGCATCCTCAAGCTGATGCCGATCCGCGCCAGGGAGCGGGGGCGCACCGTGATCACCTCGGACTTCCTCACCGAGATCCGGAACGAATCCATGCTCCGGGTGGCCAAGTGCATCAAGGGCTTCGGCTTCGAGGAATTGTCCATGGCGGCCTTCGAGGTGGCCAAGGCCAAGATGCGCAAGCTCCCGCACAAGGTCGAGGTGATCGGGGAGATCGAGGCGTTTCTCGACACCCGTGTCGAGAAGAACGAGATGATCCTGGCCAAGTTCAGACGCTATCTCCAGACAATCCCGGAGCGAGGGCTGCCGTGGACCGAGGAGGCGCTGGCCCGGGTGCAGCGGGCGCCAGCCTTCGTCCAGGGGATCGCGCGGACCGCCATCGAGGAGGAGGCGCGGCGCCGAAAGGAGCCGGTCGTGACCCCGGAGGCGGTGGAGCACGTGATGGGCCTCGTGCCCATGGCCGAGGCGCCAGCGCCGACGGACGAGCCGCGGTCGGCCGAGCCACTTCACGGCGTGACCATGCTCTGGGAGGCGGCGGCCGAGGAGCGGCTCCGGCGCATCCCGATCCCCGCCGTGCGGGCCGGGGTGATCCGGAAGGTCGAGGCTCACGCCCGCGCCCAGGGGCTCGGCGTGGTGGACCTCGCGGCCTACGGCGCGGCCATCGCGGGGGGACTCCCTCGGCTCTCAGCCTGA
- a CDS encoding response regulator, giving the protein MTEAPARVLVVDDEENMVHFLTMLLRGEGFEVEGAGTGEAALEKLRAGPFELVLTDLKLPDTDGIEILKAARELHPETVVVLITAYGTIGSAIEAMRAGAYDYVTKPFRASEILQAVEKAFERVRLRREVAQLRQAVAERFAFANLVGKSPKMQDVYVQIEKLAASRGAVLIQGESGTGKELVAKAIHFNGPRKSGPFELVLTDLKLPDTDGIEILKAARELHPETVVRGGARRLALPGRSGGDGSWASGQAPPRPPGRGAPACGGDQDAPRGHAGHRSHQPRPRRRGPGGRLPAGSLLSPECVPRLPCPAPGTGRGPPSARRPLPPAFRP; this is encoded by the coding sequence ATGACTGAGGCTCCGGCGCGCGTGCTCGTCGTCGACGATGAGGAGAACATGGTGCATTTCCTGACCATGCTCCTCCGGGGTGAGGGGTTCGAGGTCGAGGGCGCTGGGACGGGGGAAGCCGCCCTCGAGAAGCTTCGGGCCGGGCCGTTCGAGCTCGTGCTCACGGATCTGAAACTGCCGGACACCGATGGGATCGAGATCCTGAAAGCGGCCCGGGAGCTCCACCCCGAAACCGTGGTGGTTCTGATCACGGCTTACGGCACGATCGGGTCGGCGATCGAGGCCATGCGGGCGGGCGCCTACGACTACGTGACCAAGCCGTTCCGGGCCAGCGAGATCCTCCAGGCGGTGGAGAAGGCGTTCGAGCGGGTCCGGCTGCGGCGGGAGGTCGCCCAGCTGCGGCAGGCCGTCGCCGAGCGCTTCGCGTTCGCGAATCTGGTCGGCAAGAGCCCGAAGATGCAGGACGTCTATGTCCAGATCGAGAAGCTCGCGGCCAGCCGCGGCGCCGTCCTCATCCAGGGGGAGAGCGGCACTGGCAAGGAGCTGGTGGCCAAGGCGATCCACTTCAACGGCCCGCGGAAGTCCGGGCCGTTCGAGCTCGTGCTCACGGATCTGAAACTGCCGGACACCGATGGGATCGAGATCCTGAAAGCGGCCCGGGAGCTCCACCCCGAAACCGTGGTTCGAGGAGGCGCACGGAGGCTCGCTCTTCCTGGACGAAGTGGCGGAGATGGCTCCTGGGCTTCAGGCCAAGCTCCTCCGCGTCCTCCAGGACGGGGAGCTCCGGCATGTGGGGGCGACCAGGACGCTCCGCGTGGACACGCGGGTCATCGCAGCCACCAACCACGACCTCGGCGCCGAGGCCCGGGAGGGCGCCTTCCGGCAGGATCTCTACTATCGCCTGAATGTGTTCCCCGTCTTCCTTGCCCCGCTCCGGGAACGGGCCGAGGACCTCCCTCTGCTCGTCGACCACTTCCTCCAGCGTTTCGCCCGTGA
- a CDS encoding RraA family protein, with the protein MTNQPLAERFSVLSTGNVGDALGRTGLCDPRIRSVTPGLSLAAPAFTVKTPAADNLTIHRAIELCPPGHALVIDGGGHPVTALVGDVMGFAARQRGIAGWVVDGPVRDVAGLRLLGFPTFAAGVHPGGPVKERFGRIGRPVVVGGVTVRPGDIVFGDDDGVVIVPVERLEEALSGAHAIVDKEARMRVALQQGKTTMELLGLADRLPAERDEGA; encoded by the coding sequence ATGACGAATCAGCCGCTCGCCGAGCGCTTCTCCGTCCTGTCCACGGGAAACGTGGGAGACGCCCTGGGCCGAACCGGGCTCTGCGATCCCCGGATCCGCTCCGTCACCCCGGGACTCAGCCTCGCGGCGCCCGCCTTCACGGTGAAGACGCCCGCGGCCGACAACCTCACCATCCACCGGGCGATCGAGCTGTGCCCACCGGGCCACGCCCTCGTGATCGACGGGGGCGGCCACCCCGTCACGGCCCTGGTGGGCGATGTCATGGGCTTCGCGGCCCGCCAGCGCGGCATCGCGGGCTGGGTGGTGGACGGCCCGGTGCGGGACGTGGCCGGCCTGCGCTTGCTGGGCTTCCCGACCTTCGCCGCGGGGGTACACCCCGGGGGGCCGGTGAAGGAACGCTTCGGCCGGATCGGCCGGCCGGTGGTGGTGGGCGGCGTGACGGTGAGGCCGGGCGACATCGTCTTCGGGGACGACGACGGCGTCGTGATTGTCCCAGTCGAGCGGCTGGAGGAGGCCCTCTCCGGGGCACACGCCATCGTGGACAAGGAGGCGAGGATGCGCGTGGCGCTCCAGCAGGGCAAGACCACGATGGAGCTGCTGGGGCTCGCGGACAGGCTCCCCGCCGAGCGGGACGAGGGGGCATGA
- a CDS encoding isoaspartyl peptidase/L-asparaginase — protein MTGRVPALIVHGGAGADPNDGREELREGILQAVTAGWSALEAGGSSLDAVEAAVRALEDHPRFNAGRGSVLTSAGTVEMDASIMEGEHLRNGAVGAVTAIRHPVSLARRILDSGRHSLFVGPGALEQARALGIPPCDPAELITERQRERLRSLVAGAAGAAGAAAAARPAGGAGATGPAGTVGALALDRHGVIAAATSTGGMAGKLPGRVGDSALIGCGTYAESTLGGVSCTGEGEAIIRVALARRTLEILKAVDDPQRACRVAVDVLVEEGRGQGGLILADWRGRLGWAHSTPLMPVGMMSPSHAAPAIPF, from the coding sequence ATGACGGGCCGCGTGCCGGCACTCATCGTCCACGGCGGGGCGGGCGCGGATCCGAACGACGGACGCGAGGAGCTGCGGGAGGGCATCCTCCAGGCCGTGACCGCCGGCTGGAGCGCCCTCGAGGCGGGCGGCTCCTCGCTGGATGCCGTCGAGGCCGCGGTGCGCGCGCTTGAGGACCACCCACGCTTCAACGCGGGGCGCGGCTCGGTGCTGACGAGCGCCGGCACGGTGGAGATGGATGCCTCCATCATGGAGGGGGAGCATCTCCGCAACGGGGCCGTGGGTGCGGTCACGGCCATCCGCCATCCGGTCTCGCTGGCGCGGCGCATCCTCGACTCCGGCCGGCACTCGCTCTTCGTGGGCCCGGGCGCCCTGGAGCAGGCGCGCGCCCTCGGCATCCCCCCCTGCGATCCGGCGGAACTCATCACCGAGCGGCAGCGGGAGCGGCTGCGCTCGCTCGTGGCCGGCGCGGCGGGAGCCGCCGGGGCTGCGGCAGCGGCGAGACCAGCGGGCGGAGCGGGCGCGACCGGGCCGGCCGGCACGGTGGGCGCGTTGGCGCTGGACCGCCACGGCGTCATCGCCGCCGCCACCTCCACGGGCGGGATGGCCGGCAAGCTGCCGGGGCGAGTGGGCGACTCGGCGCTCATCGGCTGCGGCACCTATGCCGAGAGCACGCTCGGGGGGGTGTCCTGCACCGGCGAGGGCGAGGCGATCATCCGGGTGGCGCTGGCGCGGCGCACGCTGGAGATCCTGAAGGCGGTGGACGATCCACAGCGCGCCTGCCGGGTCGCCGTGGACGTGCTCGTGGAGGAGGGGCGCGGCCAGGGCGGTCTCATCCTCGCCGACTGGAGGGGGCGGCTGGGCTGGGCGCACTCGACACCGCTCATGCCCGTGGGCATGATGTCGCCGTCCCATGCGGCCCCCGCCATCCCCTTCTGA
- a CDS encoding Lrp/AsnC family transcriptional regulator codes for MKPIKLRAADIEIIRCLQEDARIPIARIADRLHVPESTVRHRVNRLMEQRIVEVVLMTNPLQLGYHVWVLMQIQVEMPKIRLVAQRLAEASEVYFVHITTGSYDILVGALFRSNDHLLDFITNRLAKIPGIVRTATSTVLEVVKRTLTFGLPQVMESNGQPVKRSPKRAARGRRNELGAVRVSVAKR; via the coding sequence GTGAAGCCGATCAAGCTCCGGGCCGCTGACATCGAGATCATTCGCTGCCTTCAGGAGGATGCGAGGATCCCGATTGCCCGGATTGCCGACAGGCTGCACGTGCCGGAGTCGACCGTTCGGCACCGGGTCAACCGTCTGATGGAGCAGCGCATCGTCGAGGTGGTCCTCATGACCAACCCCCTCCAGCTCGGGTACCACGTGTGGGTGCTCATGCAGATCCAGGTGGAGATGCCCAAGATACGGCTGGTCGCGCAGCGCCTGGCAGAGGCGAGCGAAGTCTACTTCGTGCACATCACGACCGGCAGCTACGACATTCTCGTGGGGGCGCTGTTCCGCTCCAACGACCATCTGCTCGACTTCATCACGAACCGTCTCGCGAAGATCCCCGGCATCGTCCGAACGGCCACCTCGACTGTCCTCGAAGTGGTCAAGCGCACCTTGACCTTCGGGCTGCCCCAGGTCATGGAATCCAACGGCCAGCCGGTCAAGCGATCACCGAAGCGTGCCGCCCGGGGCCGGAGGAACGAGCTCGGCGCGGTCAGGGTCAGCGTCGCCAAGCGGTAG
- a CDS encoding ABC transporter ATP-binding protein has product MGARVGVRGLTKVYRDPRRGEEVVAIRDLNLEIEPDEFVCIVGQSGCGKTSFLHMLAGLRQQTHGQILVDGRAVTRPGADRGMVFQDYALFPWKTARANVELGPKIRKVPAAERRVITDHYLRIVGLEGFENRYPHELSGGMQQRVGIARALANQPPVLLMDEPFASVDALTRMNLQEAVDRIWSDQRTTVVFVTHSVDEAVFMADRVVVFTPRPGRVGRIFTVEIPRPRLWAALEPDRHFNELRREVLQMVRE; this is encoded by the coding sequence ATGGGCGCTAGGGTCGGCGTGCGTGGGCTGACGAAGGTGTACCGGGATCCGCGGCGCGGCGAGGAGGTCGTCGCCATTCGGGACCTCAACCTGGAGATCGAGCCGGACGAGTTCGTCTGCATCGTCGGCCAGAGCGGGTGCGGCAAGACATCCTTTCTGCACATGCTGGCCGGCCTCAGGCAGCAAACCCACGGGCAGATCCTCGTTGACGGACGCGCGGTGACGCGGCCGGGCGCAGACCGCGGCATGGTGTTCCAGGACTACGCCCTGTTTCCGTGGAAGACGGCCCGGGCGAACGTCGAGCTGGGGCCGAAGATCCGGAAGGTCCCGGCGGCGGAGCGCCGAGTGATCACCGACCACTACCTGCGCATCGTCGGGCTCGAGGGGTTCGAGAATCGCTATCCACACGAGCTCTCCGGCGGCATGCAGCAGCGGGTCGGGATCGCCCGCGCGCTGGCGAATCAGCCGCCGGTGCTCCTGATGGACGAGCCGTTCGCCTCGGTCGACGCCTTGACCCGGATGAACCTCCAGGAGGCCGTGGACCGCATCTGGTCCGATCAGCGAACGACGGTGGTCTTCGTCACTCACAGCGTCGACGAGGCGGTCTTCATGGCCGACCGAGTGGTCGTGTTCACGCCGCGGCCCGGACGCGTCGGGCGCATCTTCACGGTCGAGATTCCACGGCCGCGGCTGTGGGCGGCGCTGGAGCCGGATCGGCACTTCAACGAGTTGCGGCGCGAGGTTCTGCAAATGGTCCGGGAGTGA
- a CDS encoding ABC transporter permease, translated as MSVLGSPDKTGDYVSPTTGHGARPPVDNEYREAELDGSARKRRTSGTTIAERLSAVSTFAFPFVVLVAIWALVAAAGLYPNYIFPSPVEVGRTVIRTLGDGSLLRHVAASLFRLGLGFAAGCAIGFPLAVLIGINRTASRFFVPLITFFNSIPGLAWIPLAILWFGIDYKAVTFIIFNSVFFPVAFSTVAGIRGVPQSLINAALCLGAGHKVLIQEVYIPGALPSIVTGMRLGVGYGWRALIGGEMIATSSGLGFMIFDARQTLESDVVVLGMVAMGALYLTMDRLVLRPLEARTIERWGTVRSD; from the coding sequence GTGAGTGTGCTCGGCAGCCCGGACAAGACCGGGGATTACGTGTCCCCCACGACGGGCCACGGGGCCAGGCCGCCGGTTGACAACGAGTATCGGGAGGCCGAGCTCGACGGCTCGGCGCGCAAGCGACGGACCAGCGGTACGACGATCGCCGAGCGTCTGTCCGCCGTCTCGACGTTCGCGTTCCCGTTCGTGGTCCTCGTTGCCATCTGGGCCCTGGTCGCGGCTGCAGGCCTCTATCCGAACTATATCTTCCCGAGTCCCGTCGAGGTGGGCCGGACCGTGATCCGAACCCTCGGGGATGGGAGCCTGCTGCGGCATGTCGCGGCGAGCCTGTTCCGCCTGGGCCTCGGCTTCGCGGCCGGGTGCGCGATCGGATTTCCCCTGGCCGTGCTGATCGGCATCAACAGGACGGCGAGTCGGTTCTTCGTGCCGCTCATCACGTTCTTCAACTCGATTCCCGGGCTCGCCTGGATCCCGCTGGCCATCCTGTGGTTCGGTATCGACTACAAGGCCGTCACCTTCATCATCTTCAACTCGGTCTTCTTCCCCGTCGCATTCAGCACCGTTGCCGGGATCAGAGGGGTTCCGCAGAGCCTCATCAACGCCGCGCTGTGCCTGGGGGCGGGCCACAAGGTCCTGATCCAGGAGGTCTACATTCCCGGCGCTCTCCCGTCGATCGTGACCGGGATGCGGCTCGGGGTGGGCTACGGTTGGAGGGCGCTCATCGGCGGCGAGATGATCGCAACCTCCTCCGGGCTTGGCTTCATGATCTTCGACGCGCGGCAGACGCTGGAGTCGGACGTCGTCGTGCTGGGCATGGTCGCGATGGGCGCGCTCTATCTGACGATGGACCGGCTGGTCCTGCGTCCGCTGGAAGCGCGAACCATCGAACGGTGGGGCACCGTCCGCAGCGACTGA